A single region of the Epinephelus fuscoguttatus linkage group LG14, E.fuscoguttatus.final_Chr_v1 genome encodes:
- the LOC125901299 gene encoding cytochrome P450 1B1-like, translating into MALDSEFGVKGSSIIREWSGQVQPALVASFVFLFCLEACLRVRNLRLKRRLPGPFAWPLVGNAMQLGQMPHITFTKLAKKYGNVYQIRLGCSDIVVLNGDRAIREALIQHSTEFAGRPNFVSFQMISGGRSLTFTSYSKQWKVHRKIAQSSLRAFSSANSQTKKAFEQHITAEAMELVQVFLRHSADGRYFDPAHEFTVAAANVMCALCFGRRYGHEDLEFRTMLKKLDKFGETVGAGSLVDVMPWLQSFPNPVRSVYENFKNLNEEFFAYVKDKVVQHRESFNPDVTRDMSDAIINVIEHRQDSGLTKEFVEATVTDLIGAGQDTMSTIMQWILLLLVKYPDMQAKLQELIDKVVGQDRLPSTEDRSSLAYLDAFIYETMRFTSFVPVTIPHSTTSDVTIEGLHIPKDTVVFINQWSVNHDPLKWKDPHIFDPARFLDENGALDKDITNGVMIFSTGKRRCIGDQIAKVEVFLCTAILLHQCSFESDPSEPLTLDCSYGLTLKPLRFCVSAKLRGKLLGLVSPA; encoded by the coding sequence ATGGCACTGGACTCTGAGTTTGGTGTGAAGGGCAGCAGCATCATCAGGGAATGGAGCGGACAGGTCCAGCCAGCTCTGGTTGCCTCGtttgtcttcctcttctgtcTGGAAGCCTGCCTGCGGGTCAGGAACCTCAGGCTCAAGAGAAGACTGCCGGGACCCTTCGCCTGGCCGTTGGTGGGCAACGCCATGCAGCTGGGCCAGATGCCTCACATCACCTTCACCAAGCTTGCCAAGAAATACGGCAATGTGTACCAGATACGGCTAGGCTGCAGCGATATTGTGGTGCTGAATGGAGACAGGGCGATACGTGAGGCTCTCatacagcacagcacagagtTTGCAGGCAGACCAAACTTTGTCTCCTTCCAGATGATCTCTGGAGGCAGGAGTTTGACATTTACTAGTTACAGCAAACAGTGGAAAGTGCACAGGAAAATCGCCCAGTCCAGCCTCAGAGCCTTTTCCTCTGCAAACAGTCAGACCAAAAAAGCCTTTGAGCAACATATCACAGCCGAGGCCATGGAGCTGGTGCAGGTATTTTTGCGCCACAGCGCTGATGGACGGTATTTTGACCCTGCTCATGAATTTACAGTAGCTGCTGCTAATGTCATGTGCGCTCTCTGCTTTGGGAGGCGATACGGACATGAAGACCTGGAGTTCAGGACCATGTTGAAAAAGCTGGACAAGTTTGGGGAGACAGTAGGGGCAGGTAGCTTGGTAGATGTCATGCCCTGGCTTCAGTCCTTCCCTAATCCAGTCCGCAGCGTCTATGAGAACTTCAAAAACCTCAACGAGGAGTTTTTTGCCTATGTGAAGGACAAAGTGGTGCAGCACAGAGAGTCCTTTAACCCTGATGTGACCCGGGACATGAGTGACGCCATCATCAATGTGATTGAGCACAGACAGGACAGCGGACTGACCAAAGAGTTTGTTGAAGCGACAGTCACAGATCTAATTGGAGCGGGTCAGGACACAATGTCGACCATCATGCAGTGGATCCTCCTGCTTCTGGTCAAATACCCAGACATGCAAGCCAAACTGCAAGAGCTCATAGACAAAGTGGTAGGCCAAGACAGGCTGCCGTCAACTGAGGACAGGAGCAGCCTGGCGTACCTGGACGCCTTCATCTACGAGACCATGCGCTTCACCAGCTTCGTCCCTGTCACCATCCCACACTCCACAACCTCAGACGTCACGATCGAGGGTCTCCACATCCCCAAAGACACAGTTGTCTTCATCAATCAGTGGTCCGTCAACCACGACCCCTTGAAGTGGAAAGACCCTCACATTTTCGACCCGGCACGCTTCCTTGATGAAAATGGGGCCCTCGATAAGGACATAACCAACGGCGTGATGATCTTTTCAACAGGTAAAAGACGCTGCATCGGCGACCAGATCGCCAAGGTGGAGGTGTTTTTATGCACAGCCATCTTGCTGCACCAGTGCAGCTTTGAGAGCGACCCCTCAGAGCCCCTCACCCTTGACTGCTCCTACGGGCTCACACTGAAGCCCCTCCGGTTCTGTGTCAGCGCCAAGCTCAGGGGAAAGCTGCTTGGCTTGGTTTCCCCAGCATGA
- the LOC125901134 gene encoding cytochrome P450 1B1-like → MAQVDSEFGVKGSSIIREWSGQVQPALVATFVFLFCLEACLWVRNLRLKRRLPGPFAWPLVGNAMQLGQMPHITFAKLAKKYGNVYQIRLGCSDIVVLNGDRVIREALIQRSTEFAGRPNFVSFQSVSGGKSMTFTSYSKQWKMHRKIAQSTIRAFSSANSQTKKAFEQQIVAEATELVEIFLKLSAQDQYFNPAHELTVAAANVICALCFGKRYGHNDVEFRTLLQRTAKFGETVGAGSLVDVMPWLQSFPNPVRSMFKDFKNLNKEFFGFVQNKVEEHRETYDPEVTRDMSDAIISVIDKAGSDNGLTKSHTEGTVADLIGAGLDTISTALHWILLLLAKHPEIQTELQVLIDKVVGRNRLPSIEDRSSLAYLDAFIYETMRFTSFVPFTIPHSTTSDVTIEGLHIPKDTVVFINQWSINHDPLTWKDPHIFDPSRFLDLNGSLDRDLTNNVMIFSAGKRRCIGNQIAKVELFLFFAILLHQCRFEKCADEDLSLNCSYGLTLKPLDYKITVKLRGELLVGQ, encoded by the coding sequence ATGGCTCAAGTGGACTCTGAGTTTGGTGTGAAGGGCAGCAGCATCATCAGGGAATGGAGCGGACAAGTCCAGCCAGCTCTAGTGGCCActtttgtcttcctcttctgtcTGGAAGCCTGCCTGTGGGTCAGGAACCTAAGGCTCAAGAGAAGACTGCCGGGACCCTTCGCCTGGCCATTGGTGGGCAACGCCATGCAGCTGGGCCAGATGCCTCACATCACCTTCGCCAAGCTAGCCAAAAAATATGGCAATGTGTACCAGATACGGCTAGGCTGCAGCGATATTGTGGTGCTGAATGGAGACAGGGTGATACGTGAGGCTCTCATACAGCGCAGCACAGAGTTTGCAGGCAGACCAAACTTTGTCTCTTTTCAGTCTGTCTCAGGGGGGAAAAGTATGACTTTCACCAGTTACAGCAAACAGTGGAAGATGCACAGGAAAATTGCTCAATCAACGATCAGAGCATTCTCATCTGCCAACAGTCAGACCAAAAAAGCCTTTGAGCAGCAAATTGTGGCTGAAGCCACAGAGCTAGTTGAGATTTTCCTTAAACTCAGTGCTCAGGACCAGTATTTCAACCCTGCTCATGAGCTGACAGTAGCTGCAGCTAATGTGATTTGTGCCTTGTGCTTTGGAAAGCGCTATGGACATAATGATGTTGAGTTTAGAACCTTATTACAGAGGACAGCTAAGTTTGGAGAGACAGTGGGGGCTGGCAGCTTGGTAGATGTGATGCCATGGCTGCAGTCTTTCCCTAACCCGGTCCGCAGCATGTTCAAGGACTTCAAAAACCTGAATAAAGAGTTTTTTGGGTTTGTTCAGAACAAGGTGGAGGAGCACAGAGAGACATATGATCCAGAGGTAACACGAGATATGAGCGATGCCATTATTAGCGTGATTGACAAAGCTGGCAGTGACAACGGCCTCACCAAAAGCCACACAGAGGGTACGGTGGCAGATCTGATCGGTGCAGGTCTGGACACCATCTCTACTGCTCTTCACTGGATTCTCCTTCTGCTGGCTAAACACCCTGAAATACAAACCGAGCTGCAGGTGCTCATTGACAAAGTCGTGGGACGAAACAGGCTGCCATCTATCGAGGACAGAAGCAGCCTGGCCTACCTGGATGCCTTCATCTACGAGACCATGCGCTTCACCAGCTTCGTCCCCTTCACCATCCCCCACTCCACAACCTCAGACGTCACCATCGAAGGCCTCCACATCCCCAAAGATACGGTGGTCTTCATCAATCAGTGGTCCATTAATCACGACCCCCTGACGTGGAAGGATCCACACATCTTTGACCCCTCGCGCTTCCTGGACCTAAATGGCTCCCTTGACAGGGATCTCACCAACAATGTTATGATCTTCTCAGCGGGGAAGAGAAGATGTATCGGGAACCAGATTGCCAAAGTTGAGTTATTTTTGTTCTTTGCAATTCTTCTCCACCAGTGTCGCTTTGAGAAATGTGCCGATGAGGACCTGTCTTTAAACTGCTCCTATGGTTTAACACTGAAGCCTTTAGATTACAAGATCACTGTCAAACTCCGGGGAGAATTACTTGTAGGCCAATAA